The following coding sequences lie in one Apium graveolens cultivar Ventura chromosome 1, ASM990537v1, whole genome shotgun sequence genomic window:
- the LOC141712576 gene encoding uncharacterized protein LOC141712576 yields the protein MSGRLAAWTIEVSQFNLEFIPRTSTRSQALSDFVVECNFAEPEDGEMSIKEGKKPWSLFMDGSSIVSSGVAGIILISPEGFKVQQAINFSFNITNNKAEYEALIVGLQLAQHLEVQIIDIFGDSQLIIKQILGEYKTINERMASCATVVKDLLSSFFSWTLSRIDRSINHWADALSRLATSDTSPHQTPVYVKVLTNSSISPISTDVNCISPSQDWRTPIIQYIEGCLPEMTESDKRKMAYKARNYCLENNQLFRRSLTVPLLKCIGEDEATLAMIEVHAGICGEHLGERI from the coding sequence ATGTCAGGAAGACTAGCCGCGTGGACCATTGAGGTCAGTCAATTCAACCTCGAGTTCATCCCGAGGACATCAACCAGGTCACAGGCTCTCTCGGATTTCGTAGTTGAATGCAACTTCGCAGAACCCGAGGATGGCGAAATGAGTATCAAAGAAGGGAAAAAGCCTTGGTCTCTTTTCATGGATGGATCATCCATAGTCAGCTCGGGAGTAGCAGGAATCATTTTGATAAGCCCGGAAGGCTTCAAAGTTCAACAAGCCATCAACTTTTCATTTAATATCACCAATAACAAAGCGGAATACGAGGCTCTCATAGTAGGCCTCCAATTAGCCCAACACCTCGAAGTGCAGATCATTGACATTTTTGGTGACTCTCAGCTCATCATCAAGCAAATCCTCGGAGAATACAAAACCATCAATGAGAGAATGGCATCATGCGCAACTGTGGTGAAGGACCTGTTAAGCTCATTCTTCTCGTGGACCCTAAGTCGCATCGACAGATCTATAAATCATTGGGCAGACGCCTTGTCAAGACTCGCAACATCGGACACCTCACCTCATCAAACTCCAGTATATGTCAAAGTCCTAACAAACTCATCAATCTCACCAATTTCAACAGATGTAAACTGTATCTCACCCTCACAGGACTGGCGAACCCCAATAATTCAATATATTGAGGGCTGCTTACCAGAAATGACAGAAAGTGACAAAAGAAAAATGGCGTACAAGGCAAGAAATTACTGCCTCGAGAATAATCAGCTTTTCAGAAGATCCTTAACGGTGCCGTTACTCAAGTGTATAGGAGAAGATGAGGCAACACTAGCCATGATTGAAGTCCACGCAGGAATATGCGGAGAACACCTAGGGGAAAGAATCTAG